In Tachypleus tridentatus isolate NWPU-2018 chromosome 7, ASM421037v1, whole genome shotgun sequence, a genomic segment contains:
- the LOC143256760 gene encoding aquaporin AQPAe.a-like, protein MGRVRKFRAICGINELSNGNKLLKAMLAEFIGTALLVFIGCGSCISGWDNDYSPSVVQIALAFGVTVGTVVQAICHVSGGHINPAVTLAFLATGKCSFIRALFYVCAQCVGAIAGAAILKALTPVEQQGLLGATTVHAHLNPIQGCIVEICITFVLVLTVFSVCDSNRLDVRGSAPLAIGLSVATCHLFAIKYTGSSMNTARSFGPAVAAGVWEYHWVYWLGPILGGVIAGIVYQHIFSALPPESEELEKIRLENLRRYEEKEDAEDRTSSV, encoded by the exons ATGGGGCGCGTTCGAAAATTCCGTGCGATTTGTGGAATCAACGAACTTTCTAACGGAAACAAACTATTGAAAGCCATGTTGGCCGAATTCATTGGCACGGCGCTTCTTGTTTTCATCGGCTGCGGATCCTGCATCTCGGGCTGGGACAACGACTACAGCCCGTCTGTGGTCCAGATTGCTTTAGCTTTCGGAGTGACCGTAGGAACCGTAGTTCAGGCCATATGTCATGTTAGCGGAGGGCATATAAACCCGGCTGTCACGCTGGCATTTTTAGCTACCGGAAAATGTTCTTTTATTCGTGCCCTTTTCTACGTGTGCGCTCAGTGTGTGGGCGCGATTGCAGGAGCAGCAATTTTGAAGGCTCTAACTCCTGTAGAGCAGCAAGGGCTACTAGGTGCAACCACTGTCCACGCACATTTAAACCCTATTCAAGGATGTATCGTGGAGATCTGTATCACGTTCGTCCTGGTTTTGACTGTATTTTCTGTGTGTGACAGCAATAGGCTTGACGTGAGGGGCTCGGCACCTTTAGCCATTGGGTTGTCAGTTGCTACTTGCCATTTATTTGCT ATTAAGTACACCGGTTCCAGCATGAACACGGCGAGGTCCTTCGGTCCTGCAGTGGCGGCTGGTGTTTGGGAATATCATTGG GTTTACTGGTTGGGACCTATCCTAGGTGGCGTTATTGCCGGGATCGTCTATCAACATATTTTTTCTGCTTTACCACCAGAATCAGAAGAGCTAGAGAAGATACGCCTTGAGAACCTCCGCCGTTACGAGGAGAAAGAAGATGCTGAAGACAGAACTTCATCTGTTTAA